In Sediminitomix flava, a single genomic region encodes these proteins:
- a CDS encoding PCMD domain-containing protein, whose translation MNRTYSKFLILTLFLGVISSCIEDRVPYPVVLGEFLVFNVEGQTEPTIIDTENRIVTVEVADEIDLSQIKVLEYQITEGAEMTPEIEEIEDFTTERLYTITTYQDYDWTVQVVYGQASITAIAIEHQYGDAIFDERNQTVNLLVGDEADLTNIRLTQFEISDGATADPDPMEISDFSEPVKTTLTSKFGDESEWTINVSYEPAIKSVEVEGAISDSIYVDHQLVEITMPEGTDLSSLNVTEVILQEGASSNPEISTITDFSEPQKVIITTASGNTQEWTIRVQEAIQVEFSMMNDWYDTEVKNFIGGHAGYYHLPGHDENSVWGSGDIGAAMNKIAANTITPKTEGSDTYAHLESKSVMGVLAAGSLFTGTMEANGIIPKTNFGMPFTTRPSSFEVDFKSEMKSKDNYQDGFDIYIILQVREGTGENEKRYRLGTAWYRSFESFSDWQHLDIPIHYGELPNLPDYAHMQPKVGDEFSPEEGYWADPTATPTHAIVVFSSSYDGDNMNGVIGSNIEINNVKLKY comes from the coding sequence ATGAACAGAACATATTCAAAATTTTTAATCCTTACACTTTTTTTAGGTGTTATATCATCTTGTATTGAAGATAGAGTTCCTTATCCAGTTGTACTCGGAGAATTTCTAGTGTTTAATGTTGAAGGGCAAACAGAGCCAACAATTATTGATACTGAAAACCGAATTGTAACTGTTGAGGTAGCAGATGAGATTGATCTTTCACAAATTAAAGTGCTAGAATACCAAATCACTGAAGGAGCAGAAATGACTCCTGAAATAGAAGAAATCGAAGACTTTACAACTGAAAGACTGTATACAATTACCACTTACCAAGACTATGACTGGACCGTTCAAGTGGTATACGGACAAGCGTCAATCACAGCTATTGCCATTGAACACCAATATGGAGATGCGATTTTTGATGAAAGAAATCAGACTGTAAATCTATTGGTTGGTGATGAAGCTGATCTAACTAATATCAGATTAACTCAATTTGAAATTTCAGACGGAGCAACAGCTGACCCTGACCCAATGGAGATTTCTGATTTCTCAGAGCCGGTCAAAACTACGCTAACGTCTAAGTTTGGTGATGAGAGTGAATGGACGATCAATGTGAGTTATGAACCTGCTATAAAAAGTGTAGAGGTTGAAGGTGCCATAAGTGATTCTATCTATGTTGATCATCAGTTGGTAGAAATTACAATGCCAGAAGGTACAGATTTATCAAGCTTGAATGTTACAGAGGTTATTCTTCAAGAGGGAGCATCATCAAATCCTGAAATTAGCACTATCACAGACTTTAGTGAGCCTCAAAAAGTAATTATCACTACTGCATCTGGAAATACGCAAGAATGGACTATCCGAGTACAAGAAGCTATTCAAGTAGAGTTTTCTATGATGAATGATTGGTACGATACTGAAGTGAAAAACTTTATTGGCGGTCATGCAGGTTATTACCATTTACCAGGTCACGATGAAAATTCTGTATGGGGTAGCGGTGATATTGGAGCAGCAATGAATAAAATAGCAGCAAACACTATAACGCCTAAAACAGAAGGTTCTGATACTTATGCACATCTTGAATCTAAGAGTGTAATGGGGGTATTGGCTGCAGGATCTTTATTTACAGGTACAATGGAAGCGAACGGGATTATTCCAAAAACAAACTTTGGAATGCCTTTCACTACAAGACCTAGTTCCTTTGAAGTAGATTTCAAATCAGAAATGAAATCGAAAGATAATTATCAAGATGGATTCGACATCTACATAATTCTTCAGGTGAGGGAAGGTACAGGTGAAAATGAAAAACGCTACCGCTTAGGAACAGCTTGGTATCGTTCCTTCGAATCATTCTCTGACTGGCAACATTTGGACATTCCAATTCATTATGGAGAACTTCCAAACCTTCCAGACTACGCTCACATGCAGCCAAAAGTAGGTGATGAGTTTAGCCCTGAAGAAGGCTATTGGGCAGACCCGACTGCTACTCCAACTCATGCAATTGTAGTATTCAGTTCTAGCTATGATGGCGACAATATGAATGGTGTAATTGGGAGTAATATAGAAATCAATAACGTAAAGCTGAAGTACTAA
- a CDS encoding lectin-like domain-containing protein translates to MTKTKVSAQWETMGDAAIYSENQGGYKAGKELIVTKDQRDQRSAVWKADKMNMFRNFEMRLKAYFGNKDSGADGMALVLHNDVRGTAAEGDNNQGGSAMGASNISHSVIIEFDTYQNGEIGDPAGDHVAFYKNGRFEVVNRLGNNTEITIGTNTPNDIEDGTWYDIHLIWNYNDRLLSVNMMNELGDFQTFSYTFQEDENIIEEIKLIEEYLNEVDPSIIDQTSALNVLNNLDRELATEYDREYIENSQNRRNYWINSKDIFFRELVDTKDDGFLDSFHSNVENIDVNYQYYVDFGFFGWWANSSDSFSKTRLINDISKVEKYAILDYYLREIESLNNQLGNNSIEDIFTRSGEIWNGEIVAGFTASTGGSTNEHKFKELQVDYSDLSIKLDGSGINDFYNSFTQPQFEVAISNSSKIIYDPEFQALKGAYLEISKPIRDADGKLLEELVFNGDQSKFDFVFDNVNGTLELNAKTDISLQELESAIDDIRYKSIESTLSPDIREISVTIKGEIIEEVDDFEIGDIIYSPASFAKINTPFINLNGLGVTENDYSEVAKSAVPLGSSDLYINIFDGLDIESITIETLNYKTGDSFSVSNYSGRNRITRTNSSSSLTFSNKGTASKQDFENALKAVTHNIEYSISEDRELKTSMLLSNGAEIKYTYSRYYFHRLDLDDSSIGNDYQTQIDFISEQLAISNNTSLTPESTPIQSINLQLSHVFDIGYERLFIDGEDDQKLSGDLIGGHIQYLFNSDFTKITLSSITNTSWANFKGAIEKIKYSNSFANPTGNDREIGVQIDFGGGLLTSAKTIVSIGFPKVRLTSTSDIWQYDTFTSIDINDEGYQYDNPIGLFLHTPLQLGFYQNYGTNISMKSVLVYTGKLNEKDSLNIDGTVLDIYVDKSNTDSYDNSLKYLIGNEVKVHEITTNSSNLVAIEYEKGFEIGFKDGSSIQNASELFDLLSKIKLTLAEERDEIYLEAARQLWVEVQGQMPGASYDVSSNVLISSYEFLNYESILPVTLGFFGAKRKGHNVEVSWTTFSEFNNDYFELQRSIDGVNYSMLNKQDGQIESNVILEYHYDDIKPPRSTIYYRLKQVDMSKDYKYYYTSVGASFDTSFEVELLSENPVRNNQVILGIHSSVPQESSISIYDMNGKLVFLRDVFLEKGTNQEKIDLNIGSSGLYILNVQTQNGNKSSIKLQINP, encoded by the coding sequence ATGACTAAGACCAAGGTTAGTGCACAATGGGAAACGATGGGAGATGCTGCAATTTATTCTGAAAATCAAGGTGGATACAAAGCAGGGAAAGAACTGATCGTAACAAAAGATCAAAGAGATCAACGTTCGGCTGTTTGGAAGGCTGATAAAATGAATATGTTCCGAAATTTTGAGATGCGTTTGAAAGCATACTTCGGAAACAAAGATAGCGGTGCAGACGGTATGGCGTTAGTACTTCATAATGACGTGAGGGGAACAGCTGCTGAAGGAGATAATAATCAAGGAGGAAGTGCAATGGGTGCTTCTAACATAAGTCACTCGGTTATTATTGAATTTGATACTTATCAAAATGGAGAGATTGGAGACCCCGCAGGTGATCATGTTGCATTTTACAAGAATGGTCGTTTTGAAGTGGTTAATAGATTAGGTAATAATACTGAAATAACTATTGGTACTAATACTCCCAATGATATTGAAGATGGTACTTGGTATGATATCCATTTGATCTGGAATTATAATGACCGTCTATTGTCAGTGAATATGATGAATGAACTAGGGGATTTTCAAACTTTTTCATATACATTTCAAGAAGATGAAAATATCATTGAGGAAATTAAGTTAATAGAGGAATATCTAAATGAAGTGGATCCTAGTATTATTGATCAGACTAGTGCCTTGAATGTTTTAAATAATTTAGATAGAGAATTAGCAACTGAATATGATAGAGAGTATATAGAGAATAGTCAGAATAGGAGAAATTATTGGATTAATAGTAAAGACATTTTTTTTAGAGAATTAGTAGATACTAAAGATGATGGATTTCTAGACTCATTCCATTCAAATGTTGAAAATATTGATGTTAATTATCAATATTATGTCGATTTTGGTTTTTTTGGTTGGTGGGCTAATAGCAGTGATTCTTTTTCAAAAACAAGATTGATTAATGATATATCGAAGGTAGAAAAATATGCAATTTTAGATTATTATTTAAGAGAAATTGAATCACTAAACAATCAATTGGGAAATAATTCTATTGAAGATATTTTTACTCGGAGTGGAGAAATTTGGAATGGAGAAATTGTAGCAGGTTTTACAGCCTCAACGGGAGGTAGTACTAATGAACATAAGTTTAAAGAACTTCAAGTTGATTATTCAGATTTGAGTATTAAACTTGATGGTAGTGGTATCAATGATTTTTATAACTCTTTTACTCAACCACAATTTGAGGTTGCTATCAGTAATTCTTCAAAAATCATTTATGACCCAGAATTTCAAGCTTTAAAAGGTGCTTATCTTGAAATTTCAAAGCCTATCAGAGATGCCGATGGTAAACTTCTTGAAGAACTTGTTTTTAATGGAGACCAATCAAAGTTCGATTTCGTATTTGATAATGTAAATGGAACTCTTGAATTGAATGCTAAAACAGATATTAGTTTACAAGAGTTGGAGAGCGCTATTGATGATATTCGATATAAGTCTATTGAAAGCACTTTGTCACCTGATATTCGGGAAATATCCGTAACTATAAAAGGAGAAATTATTGAAGAAGTAGATGATTTTGAGATAGGAGATATCATCTACAGTCCAGCATCTTTTGCTAAAATCAATACCCCTTTTATCAATTTGAATGGTTTAGGAGTAACAGAGAATGATTATAGTGAAGTGGCAAAATCAGCTGTCCCTCTTGGAAGTAGCGACCTTTACATTAATATTTTTGATGGATTGGATATTGAATCTATTACCATAGAAACCTTGAATTATAAAACGGGTGATAGTTTTAGTGTAAGCAATTATTCAGGTAGAAATAGAATTACAAGAACTAATTCTTCTTCAAGCTTGACTTTTAGTAATAAAGGAACTGCTTCTAAACAAGATTTCGAAAATGCTTTAAAAGCTGTAACTCATAATATAGAGTATTCTATTTCTGAAGATCGTGAGTTGAAAACCTCAATGTTACTTTCCAATGGAGCGGAAATAAAGTACACCTATTCGAGGTATTATTTTCATAGACTTGATTTGGATGATTCGTCGATAGGAAATGACTACCAAACTCAGATTGATTTTATATCAGAGCAGCTAGCTATCAGTAATAATACTTCTTTAACACCCGAGTCTACTCCAATACAGAGCATAAATCTTCAACTTTCTCATGTATTTGACATTGGATATGAGAGATTGTTTATTGATGGTGAAGATGATCAAAAGTTAAGTGGTGATCTTATAGGAGGACATATTCAGTATCTGTTTAATAGTGATTTTACTAAAATAACTTTGTCATCTATTACAAATACATCTTGGGCTAATTTTAAAGGTGCAATTGAAAAAATTAAGTACTCAAATTCTTTTGCAAATCCTACTGGAAATGATCGAGAAATTGGTGTGCAAATAGATTTTGGAGGAGGGTTATTAACTTCAGCAAAAACTATTGTAAGTATTGGTTTTCCTAAAGTTCGATTGACTTCAACTTCTGATATTTGGCAGTATGATACTTTTACATCGATTGATATAAATGATGAAGGGTATCAGTATGATAATCCGATTGGTTTATTTTTACACACACCACTTCAATTGGGCTTTTATCAGAACTATGGGACTAATATTTCCATGAAGTCAGTTTTGGTTTATACTGGGAAATTAAATGAAAAGGATTCTCTGAATATAGACGGGACAGTCTTAGATATTTATGTAGATAAGTCAAATACTGATAGCTACGACAATAGCCTTAAGTACTTAATAGGTAATGAAGTTAAAGTTCATGAAATCACAACAAATTCATCAAATCTTGTAGCAATAGAATATGAAAAAGGCTTTGAAATAGGATTTAAAGATGGTTCCTCAATCCAAAATGCTTCGGAGCTATTTGATTTACTTTCAAAGATTAAATTGACACTAGCTGAAGAAAGAGATGAAATCTATTTAGAAGCAGCTAGACAATTATGGGTTGAAGTACAAGGGCAAATGCCAGGAGCTAGTTATGATGTAAGTAGTAATGTATTGATCAGTAGCTATGAATTCTTGAATTATGAAAGCATTCTGCCTGTGACTTTAGGCTTCTTTGGCGCAAAGAGGAAAGGGCATAATGTAGAAGTAAGTTGGACTACTTTTTCAGAGTTTAACAATGATTATTTCGAATTACAGCGATCTATTGATGGCGTGAATTACAGCATGTTGAACAAGCAAGATGGACAAATAGAGAGCAATGTAATATTGGAATATCATTATGATGATATAAAACCACCTAGATCAACAATTTATTATAGATTGAAACAGGTTGATATGTCTAAAGACTATAAATATTATTATACCTCTGTAGGAGCAAGTTTTGATACTTCTTTTGAGGTGGAATTATTATCTGAAAACCCTGTCAGAAATAATCAAGTCATTTTAGGCATTCATTCATCCGTTCCTCAAGAGTCTTCGATTTCTATATATGATATGAATGGAAAACTAGTTTTTCTAAGGGATGTATTTTTAGAGAAAGGGACTAATCAAGAAAAAATAGATTTAAATATCGGAAGTAGTGGACTTTATATTTTAAACGTTCAGACTCAAAATGGGAATAAATCTTCGATAAAATTACAGATAAATCCTTAG
- a CDS encoding SH3 domain-containing protein, with amino-acid sequence MKKFLLPFFAFITLISCGVQKEEKAQTENQVTEAPAVCIWDGISLREGASADSKWLGSISLGESVTYLGLEEVDTLSKKKRSYYKVRLSDGKEGWSSIYGIALNAKPGVLVEESIIHKRPDALTASTKSFNLGEFIAVKDIKTGWVEVVGAEGKKSGWIKNQGIKEESEEVAAAILINKKFGSVAKLENADVETLKSYLEGFQFKETFFGQHINQLIQEKVEAVNMSEAPEELASTAAETEMEATEEVPVEEANAEIVE; translated from the coding sequence ATGAAAAAGTTTCTCTTACCCTTCTTCGCTTTTATCACTCTAATTTCATGTGGAGTACAGAAAGAAGAAAAAGCACAGACTGAAAATCAAGTAACTGAAGCTCCAGCGGTTTGTATTTGGGATGGGATTTCACTTCGTGAAGGCGCATCTGCAGATTCTAAATGGTTAGGTTCAATTAGTTTGGGAGAGTCTGTAACTTATCTTGGACTAGAGGAAGTAGATACTCTATCAAAAAAGAAAAGATCATACTATAAAGTCAGACTTTCTGATGGTAAAGAAGGTTGGTCATCAATTTACGGGATTGCTCTTAATGCAAAACCAGGAGTTCTTGTTGAAGAATCAATCATTCACAAAAGGCCAGATGCACTTACTGCATCAACTAAATCATTCAATCTAGGTGAATTTATTGCAGTAAAAGATATCAAAACAGGTTGGGTTGAAGTTGTTGGTGCTGAAGGTAAAAAATCGGGTTGGATTAAAAACCAAGGCATCAAAGAAGAATCTGAAGAAGTTGCTGCAGCCATCTTGATCAACAAGAAATTTGGTTCAGTTGCTAAACTAGAAAACGCCGATGTAGAAACATTGAAATCTTACTTAGAAGGTTTTCAATTTAAAGAAACATTCTTTGGGCAACACATCAATCAACTGATTCAAGAAAAAGTTGAAGCAGTAAATATGAGTGAAGCTCCAGAAGAATTGGCTAGTACTGCGGCTGAAACTGAAATGGAAGCTACTGAAGAAGTACCTGTAGAAGAAGCTAATGCTGAAATTGTAGAATAA
- a CDS encoding HAD family hydrolase has protein sequence MKLEYLISDCDGVIVDTEYLAAFVMVDYLKEFGVDISVDYYFNTWSGTTFSGILNHYSNERGFKLPEGYIEEISNRFEKAVDGELRPIQDIKEAYTSVPLTKAVVSNSYKFQVEHSIKLADVDSLFEDRIFSSDMVENPKPAPDLYLYAMDKIGATTENSIVVEDSISGAKAALAAGLTVIGFVGARHIQKGHDEKLRALGVKYIIDKMKDLPPLIEQIQKGEEVLEA, from the coding sequence ATGAAATTAGAATATTTAATCAGCGATTGCGACGGTGTTATAGTAGACACAGAATATCTTGCAGCCTTTGTAATGGTTGATTACCTAAAAGAATTCGGTGTAGATATTTCAGTAGATTACTATTTCAATACTTGGTCAGGCACTACATTCTCAGGAATTTTAAATCATTATTCAAATGAAAGAGGATTCAAGCTTCCAGAAGGCTACATAGAGGAAATATCAAATCGTTTTGAAAAAGCAGTAGACGGAGAACTACGACCTATACAAGATATAAAAGAAGCATATACTTCAGTTCCTCTTACGAAAGCTGTTGTTTCTAATAGTTATAAATTTCAAGTAGAGCATTCTATCAAACTAGCCGATGTTGATTCTCTTTTTGAAGATCGAATTTTCTCATCGGATATGGTTGAAAACCCAAAACCAGCTCCTGACCTTTACTTGTATGCTATGGATAAAATTGGTGCTACAACCGAAAATTCAATTGTAGTAGAAGATAGCATTAGTGGTGCAAAAGCTGCTTTAGCTGCAGGTCTTACAGTGATTGGCTTTGTTGGAGCAAGACACATTCAAAAAGGTCATGACGAAAAACTGAGAGCCTTAGGTGTAAAATATATTATTGATAAAATGAAAGACCTTCCTCCTCTTATCGAACAGATACAGAAAGGTGAAGAAGTTTTAGAAGCATAA
- a CDS encoding YtfJ family protein, which produces MLTNKFYLPTLLLLFAVNLGFSQEKKTVEVGDKIENVKIRDSKDKPVDIPFFGEKVLMVYYSDPDKPSRNSFLTERMKEEELNGEDFYGFGIVNLKDAPFFPNGVVRFMIRQEEKKNAKHNVKIYTDPDHILKKAWNLGDVNDQFAIIVVSKEGEVLFYQEEELSEPQTERFITWLKGYLEQDKSNSATISTQQKNTNKTKKGA; this is translated from the coding sequence ATGCTAACAAATAAATTTTACTTACCCACTTTACTCCTTTTATTTGCCGTAAATCTAGGTTTTTCTCAAGAGAAAAAAACCGTTGAAGTAGGAGATAAAATAGAAAATGTAAAAATCAGAGACTCAAAAGATAAACCTGTTGACATTCCATTTTTTGGAGAAAAAGTCTTGATGGTTTATTACTCTGACCCAGACAAACCAAGCCGAAATTCTTTTTTGACCGAAAGAATGAAAGAGGAAGAACTAAATGGAGAAGACTTCTATGGCTTTGGTATTGTGAACCTAAAAGACGCACCCTTTTTCCCAAATGGTGTAGTCAGATTTATGATCAGACAGGAAGAAAAAAAGAACGCAAAGCATAATGTTAAAATCTACACAGACCCTGATCATATTCTAAAGAAAGCTTGGAACCTTGGAGATGTAAATGACCAGTTTGCGATTATCGTAGTCAGCAAAGAAGGTGAAGTTCTTTTTTACCAAGAAGAAGAACTGAGCGAACCTCAAACGGAACGTTTCATCACATGGCTTAAAGGATATTTAGAGCAAGATAAAAGCAATTCTGCAACAATATCTACCCAACAAAAGAATACGAACAAAACCAAGAAAGGTGCTTAA
- a CDS encoding sulfotransferase family protein, which yields MSKKDFNLPAMTSLVGSHYPNLKKVIENREVSPSLKNRLPRTKLVSLIAQPFTWLENKTYNQKIDELKIDKAPVFILGHWRSGTTHLHNIMSQDKQFAYVDTYHGVFPNILFSGSAIFKNFMKVAMPKKRATDNVELGVNYPQEEEFAIGNMCPHSFYNFWYFPNDAIEYYKKYLMFEGISETEFEEWKTTYQKLVKKAVLNTGGQRFISKNPPHTSRVKELLEIYPDAKFIFLTRNPYTVFESTRKFFRGTLEGISLQEISDEKLENNILEVYKGVHEKYEAEKHLIPSGNLIELRFEDFEEDNFGNLEKIYKELGLEGYNEALPNFKAYIGEKKGYKKNAYNYAPETIEKVEKHWGFALDRWNYRLQK from the coding sequence ATGAGTAAAAAAGACTTCAACTTACCTGCTATGACTTCTTTAGTCGGAAGCCATTACCCTAATTTGAAAAAAGTGATTGAAAACAGAGAAGTTAGCCCTTCTTTGAAAAACAGACTCCCAAGAACAAAACTAGTCAGCCTTATCGCACAACCATTTACTTGGCTAGAAAACAAAACGTACAATCAAAAAATAGATGAATTAAAAATAGATAAAGCACCAGTCTTCATTCTTGGACATTGGAGAAGTGGCACCACGCACCTTCACAATATCATGAGCCAAGACAAGCAATTTGCTTATGTAGATACTTATCATGGTGTGTTCCCAAATATTCTTTTTTCAGGATCAGCGATTTTTAAAAACTTCATGAAAGTTGCTATGCCTAAAAAACGTGCAACAGATAATGTTGAGCTTGGGGTAAACTATCCTCAAGAAGAAGAATTTGCCATAGGAAACATGTGTCCGCATAGTTTTTACAACTTTTGGTACTTTCCAAATGATGCGATTGAGTATTACAAAAAATATTTAATGTTTGAAGGAATTTCCGAAACTGAATTTGAGGAATGGAAAACGACTTATCAGAAGTTAGTTAAGAAAGCAGTTCTGAACACTGGAGGGCAACGTTTTATTTCAAAAAATCCGCCTCATACAAGCCGTGTAAAAGAACTATTGGAAATTTATCCTGATGCAAAATTCATTTTCCTAACAAGGAATCCATATACTGTTTTTGAATCAACTAGAAAGTTTTTTAGAGGAACTTTAGAGGGTATTAGCCTACAAGAAATTTCTGATGAAAAACTAGAAAACAATATTCTTGAAGTCTACAAAGGAGTACACGAAAAATATGAAGCCGAAAAGCATCTTATTCCATCAGGAAACTTGATAGAATTAAGGTTTGAAGACTTTGAAGAAGACAATTTTGGTAATCTCGAAAAGATATACAAAGAGCTAGGACTTGAAGGCTATAATGAAGCACTACCGAACTTCAAGGCTTATATCGGGGAGAAGAAAGGCTATAAGAAAAACGCTTATAACTACGCTCCTGAGACTATCGAAAAAGTAGAAAAACACTGGGGATTTGCCCTAGACCGTTGGAACTACAGACTTCAAAAATAA
- a CDS encoding rhodanese-like domain-containing protein, producing the protein MNFFKALFGNSTDVDIKALLDEGAQIVDVRSKQEFESGHAKGSINIPLVALPNFMNKLKGKDHPIILVCASGMRASQAKGQLEREGYQKVYNAGNWQNANA; encoded by the coding sequence ATGAATTTCTTTAAAGCACTATTCGGAAACAGTACTGACGTAGATATCAAAGCTCTTCTTGATGAAGGTGCTCAGATTGTAGACGTTCGTTCAAAACAAGAATTTGAGTCTGGTCATGCAAAAGGTTCGATTAATATTCCTCTTGTAGCACTTCCAAATTTTATGAATAAGTTGAAAGGGAAAGATCATCCAATCATCTTGGTCTGTGCATCTGGAATGAGGGCTTCCCAAGCAAAAGGGCAACTAGAAAGAGAAGGGTATCAAAAAGTTTATAATGCTGGAAATTGGCAAAATGCGAATGCCTAA
- a CDS encoding SDR family oxidoreductase — translation MSEKPLVVITGASSGIGEATAKLFSEKGYPLLLLARRIDKMEALNLPNTLCRKLDVTDRDAFKLVIKEAEDKFGPVDCLVNNAGLMQLSPFVAQNPTEWDNMIDVNVKGLLNGMHAVLESMYERKHGSIYNVSSVAGIKIFPNHSVYCGTKFSVHAISDAVREEAGANNVRVAVIAPGAVETELLGHTTNNDIIEGYEEWKKQIGGALIPEDIAHSILYAYEQPQRVNIREIVITCTGQEA, via the coding sequence ATGTCTGAAAAACCATTAGTAGTAATTACGGGGGCGAGTTCTGGTATTGGGGAAGCTACAGCAAAACTCTTTTCTGAAAAAGGATATCCATTACTTCTATTAGCAAGAAGAATAGACAAAATGGAAGCCTTAAACTTACCAAATACTCTTTGTAGAAAATTAGATGTTACAGATCGAGATGCATTCAAGCTTGTCATAAAAGAAGCCGAAGATAAATTTGGCCCTGTAGATTGTTTGGTAAACAATGCTGGTCTCATGCAACTAAGTCCATTTGTCGCACAAAACCCGACTGAATGGGATAACATGATTGATGTAAATGTCAAAGGTTTGTTGAACGGCATGCATGCGGTTCTAGAAAGTATGTATGAGAGGAAGCATGGTTCAATTTATAATGTCAGCTCTGTTGCAGGAATTAAGATTTTCCCTAACCACTCTGTTTACTGTGGTACAAAGTTCTCTGTACATGCTATCTCTGATGCAGTAAGAGAAGAAGCTGGTGCAAACAATGTAAGAGTTGCAGTTATTGCTCCTGGTGCTGTCGAGACAGAACTACTTGGACATACGACTAATAATGATATTATTGAAGGCTATGAGGAATGGAAAAAGCAGATTGGTGGAGCCCTTATACCGGAAGACATTGCCCACTCAATACTCTATGCCTATGAGCAACCACAAAGGGTAAATATTAGAGAAATTGTGATTACTTGTACAGGACAAGAAGCGTAA